The Petropleomorpha daqingensis genome includes a window with the following:
- a CDS encoding alpha/beta fold hydrolase: MRPRSALGALLAVVLSGALLVLLPAAPAAAADVRTEDAGVPSGSGADAVQLDTTLYVPGSATAQHPAPAVVLAHGFGGSKESLADDARDLADRGFVVLTYSARGFGRSTGQIGLDDPRFEVADLSTLIDRLAKRADVLQDGPGDPRVGVAGASYGGALSLLGAAYDDRIDAIAPQITWNSLTAALFPSQTGTVDGARTVAATPQTQDSGVYKRLWAGIFFGEGSAGLLGALAGDGAAPAQLDPAGTDPAQAQQALLCGRFRADICAAYQQAAASGALTPEIAAVLDRSSPAGVLDRIAAPTLLVQGTQDSLFGLGQADANARGIAANGTPVKVVWYAGGHDSAASDRVTAHLRDQVAAWFDWYLRPKNDPDRGTDPGTGFEFPSPTGLGGTGGGFVQGGSQTVVAAAYPGLTGDAPARRTTLRVSGPTQPVVTPAGGTPAAITTVPGLGALGSALSGQSVEIPGQFAAFGSAPLRSAIEVVGAPTVDLDVTSPTGRATLFAKLYDVGPDGSTTLPSGLVAPLALTDVSDDPSAPTTVRVTLPAIDHRFEAGHTMRVVVSTTDQAFALPAEATIYGVGLARADLSVPTVAGTTQDTAGSGRWWVLLAAAVALGLLGYGAALLWGRRRRRRISAVDPDGEDVPLRFEGVTKAYKDKFVAVRDLSFEVRRGQVLGLLGPNGAGKTTSLRMLMGLITPTAGRITVFGHEAGAGAPVLSRLGSFVEGTGLQPHLSGRDNLRLYWAATGRPAEDAHMDEAIEVAGLGKAIDRPVRRYSQGMRQRVAIAQAMLGLPDLLVLDEPTNGLDPPQIHAMREVLRSYAQTGRTVIVSSHLLAEIEQTCTHVVVMARGQKIAQGTVEEIVGTGGAVLVGLADDAESERAIAVLTGLPDVTAERTDDGLVAELGGTGRAVALHALVEAGIAVEQFTPRRRLEDAFLALVGEGPVQ, translated from the coding sequence GACCGCGCAGCACCCGGCCCCGGCCGTCGTCCTCGCGCACGGCTTCGGCGGCAGCAAGGAGTCGTTGGCCGACGACGCCCGCGACCTCGCCGACCGGGGCTTCGTCGTCCTCACCTACTCGGCGAGGGGGTTCGGGCGCAGCACCGGGCAGATCGGGCTGGACGACCCGCGGTTCGAGGTCGCCGACCTCTCCACGCTGATCGACCGGCTGGCGAAGCGGGCCGACGTGCTCCAGGACGGCCCCGGCGATCCGCGGGTCGGCGTCGCCGGCGCCTCCTACGGCGGGGCGCTGTCGCTGCTCGGCGCCGCCTACGACGACCGCATCGACGCCATCGCGCCGCAGATCACCTGGAACTCGCTGACCGCGGCGCTGTTCCCCTCGCAGACCGGCACCGTCGACGGCGCGCGCACGGTCGCGGCAACGCCGCAGACCCAGGACTCCGGCGTCTACAAGCGGCTGTGGGCCGGCATCTTCTTCGGCGAGGGCTCCGCGGGCCTGCTCGGAGCGCTGGCCGGCGACGGCGCCGCGCCCGCGCAGCTCGACCCGGCCGGCACCGACCCGGCGCAGGCGCAGCAGGCGCTGCTGTGCGGGCGGTTCCGTGCCGACATCTGCGCGGCGTACCAGCAGGCCGCGGCCAGCGGCGCGCTCACCCCGGAGATCGCCGCCGTCCTCGATCGCAGCAGCCCGGCCGGCGTGCTCGACCGGATCGCGGCCCCGACCCTGCTGGTGCAGGGCACCCAGGACTCCCTGTTCGGGCTCGGCCAGGCCGACGCCAACGCCCGCGGGATCGCCGCGAACGGCACACCGGTCAAGGTCGTCTGGTACGCCGGGGGCCACGACTCCGCCGCCTCCGACCGGGTCACGGCGCACCTGCGCGACCAGGTCGCCGCCTGGTTCGACTGGTACCTCCGCCCGAAGAACGACCCCGACCGCGGCACCGACCCCGGCACGGGCTTCGAGTTCCCGTCGCCGACCGGTCTCGGCGGCACCGGAGGCGGCTTCGTGCAGGGGGGCAGCCAGACCGTCGTCGCCGCTGCCTACCCCGGTCTCACCGGGGACGCCCCGGCCCGGCGGACCACGCTGCGGGTCAGCGGCCCGACCCAGCCGGTGGTCACGCCGGCCGGCGGCACCCCGGCCGCGATCACCACGGTGCCGGGCCTGGGCGCGCTCGGGTCGGCGCTGAGCGGCCAGTCGGTGGAGATCCCCGGTCAGTTCGCCGCCTTCGGCAGCGCGCCGCTGCGCTCCGCGATAGAGGTGGTCGGCGCCCCCACCGTCGACCTGGACGTCACCTCGCCCACCGGGCGGGCCACGCTGTTCGCCAAGCTCTACGACGTCGGTCCGGACGGCTCGACGACCCTGCCCTCTGGTCTGGTCGCACCGCTCGCGCTGACCGACGTCTCCGACGACCCGTCCGCGCCGACGACCGTGCGGGTGACCCTGCCGGCCATCGACCACCGCTTCGAGGCCGGGCACACGATGCGGGTCGTCGTCTCCACCACCGACCAGGCGTTCGCGCTGCCGGCCGAGGCGACCATCTACGGCGTCGGCCTGGCGCGCGCCGACCTGTCCGTGCCGACCGTCGCCGGCACCACCCAGGACACCGCCGGCTCGGGTCGCTGGTGGGTGCTGCTCGCCGCCGCTGTCGCCCTCGGTCTGCTCGGGTACGGGGCCGCGCTGCTGTGGGGACGGCGCCGCCGGCGGCGGATCTCCGCCGTCGACCCGGACGGCGAGGACGTGCCGCTGCGCTTCGAGGGCGTCACCAAGGCCTACAAGGACAAGTTCGTCGCCGTCCGCGACCTGTCGTTCGAGGTGCGGCGCGGGCAGGTGCTCGGGCTGCTCGGCCCCAACGGCGCCGGAAAGACGACGTCGCTGCGCATGCTCATGGGGCTGATCACGCCGACCGCCGGGCGGATCACCGTGTTCGGCCACGAGGCCGGCGCGGGCGCGCCCGTGCTCTCCCGGCTCGGGTCGTTCGTGGAGGGCACCGGGCTGCAGCCGCACCTGTCCGGCCGCGACAACCTGCGGCTGTACTGGGCCGCGACCGGCCGTCCCGCCGAGGACGCGCACATGGACGAGGCGATCGAGGTCGCCGGGCTGGGCAAGGCCATCGACCGGCCCGTGCGCCGCTACAGCCAGGGCATGCGCCAGCGGGTCGCCATCGCCCAGGCGATGCTCGGCCTGCCCGACCTGCTGGTGCTCGACGAGCCGACCAACGGCCTCGACCCGCCGCAGATCCACGCCATGCGCGAGGTGCTGCGCTCCTACGCGCAGACCGGCCGAACGGTCATCGTCTCCAGCCACCTGCTGGCCGAGATCGAGCAGACCTGCACGCACGTGGTGGTCATGGCCCGGGGGCAGAAGATCGCCCAGGGCACGGTCGAGGAGATCGTCGGCACCGGGGGAGCGGTCCTCGTCGGGCTGGCGGACGACGCCGAGTCCGAGCGGGCGATCGCCGTCCTCACCGGGCTGCCGGACGTGACCGCCGAGCGGACCGACGACGGCCTGGTCGCCGAGCTCGGCGGCACCGGCCGGGCGGTCGCCCTGCACGCGCTGGTCGAGGCCGGGATCGCGGTCGAGCAGTTCACGCCGCGGCGGCGGCTCGAGGACGCGTTCCTCGCGCTGGTGGGAGAGGGGCCGGTCCAGTGA
- a CDS encoding ABC transporter permease gives MTAVEHVQPTGAVAGYRPERTLRLSVELRRQFKRRRTLGVLIGMVALPLILIGALQLGGSDNAQANSRINLVDVATDSALNFTLFVLFATTGFFLVVVFALFFGDTVASEAQWGSLRYTLATPVPRMRLLRQKWYAALVLAVGSLLTLVVVALVAGGIFFGFDDIRTPVGVTIAQGDGLLRLAGMLGYLVVHLLVVGALGFWLSTITDAPLAAVGGAVFTTIVFAVLDQVDQLGSIRDYFPTAFDFAWTDLLQTPVDSNDLFRGVIQSAVYIAVFTVLGFRHFARRDVTS, from the coding sequence GTGACCGCTGTCGAGCACGTCCAGCCCACCGGCGCCGTCGCCGGCTACCGGCCGGAGCGCACGCTGCGGCTGTCGGTCGAGCTGCGCCGGCAGTTCAAGCGGCGCCGCACGCTGGGCGTGCTGATCGGGATGGTGGCCCTGCCGCTGATCCTCATCGGCGCGCTGCAGCTCGGCGGCAGCGACAACGCGCAGGCCAACAGCCGGATCAACCTGGTCGACGTCGCCACCGACAGCGCGCTGAACTTCACGCTGTTCGTGCTGTTCGCGACCACCGGCTTCTTCCTGGTCGTGGTGTTCGCGCTGTTCTTCGGCGACACCGTGGCCAGCGAGGCGCAGTGGGGATCGCTGCGCTACACGCTCGCGACGCCCGTGCCGCGGATGCGGCTGCTCCGGCAGAAGTGGTACGCGGCGCTGGTGCTGGCGGTGGGCTCGCTGCTCACCCTGGTCGTCGTCGCGCTGGTCGCCGGCGGGATCTTCTTCGGCTTCGACGACATCCGGACGCCGGTCGGGGTGACCATCGCCCAGGGCGACGGCCTGCTGCGGCTGGCCGGCATGCTCGGCTACCTCGTCGTCCACCTGCTGGTCGTCGGCGCGCTCGGCTTCTGGTTGTCGACGATCACCGACGCGCCGCTGGCCGCGGTCGGCGGTGCGGTCTTCACCACGATCGTGTTCGCGGTGCTCGACCAGGTCGACCAGCTCGGCTCGATCCGCGACTACTTCCCGACGGCGTTCGACTTCGCCTGGACCGACCTGCTGCAGACGCCGGTGGACTCGAACGACCTGTTCCGGGGCGTGATCCAGTCGGCGGTCTACATCGCCGTCTTCACGGTGCTCGGCTTCCGGCACTTCGCCCGCCGCGACGTCACGTCCTGA
- the thrC gene encoding threonine synthase: MTLTANTTVVPSPAKGLVCRNCGATFGLIAEHACAECFGPLEVDYDYDLLKAVTREQIEAGPQNIWRYAPLLPVGQDPASRVSLNPGMTPLVRADRLAEELGLTGGLWVKDDSANPTHSFKDRVVSLAATAAKGLGYQKIACASTGNLANSVAAHAARAGLPSFVFIPSDLEPGKVVQSAVYGQTLVAVDGSYDDVNRLTSEIAETDEFEDTAFVNQNVRPYYAEGSKTMGYEIAEQLGWRIPAQVVIPMASGSLLTKVDKAWRELTAAGIVADTPWTVFGAQSAGCDPIATAFDNGWDVVKPVKPFGIAKSLNIGNPADGPYALDAIRRTGGAVGRVGDDEIVQGILDLARTTGVFAETAGGVTVAVLRQLIADGRLDPTQETVVLNTGEGLKTLDPLEPVVGFTHRVEPSLKSVRAAGLIG; the protein is encoded by the coding sequence ATGACCCTGACCGCCAACACCACGGTCGTCCCCAGCCCGGCGAAGGGCCTGGTCTGTCGCAACTGCGGCGCCACCTTCGGCCTCATCGCCGAGCACGCCTGCGCGGAGTGCTTCGGCCCGCTCGAGGTCGACTACGACTACGACCTGCTCAAGGCGGTCACCCGCGAGCAGATCGAGGCCGGCCCGCAGAACATCTGGCGCTACGCCCCGCTGCTGCCGGTGGGCCAGGACCCGGCGTCGCGCGTCTCGCTGAACCCCGGGATGACGCCGCTGGTGCGCGCCGACCGGCTGGCCGAGGAGCTGGGCCTCACCGGCGGGCTGTGGGTCAAGGACGACTCGGCCAACCCCACGCACTCGTTCAAGGACCGCGTGGTCAGCCTGGCCGCGACCGCCGCGAAGGGGCTCGGCTACCAGAAGATCGCCTGCGCCTCGACCGGCAACCTGGCCAACTCGGTGGCCGCGCACGCCGCCCGCGCCGGCCTGCCGTCGTTCGTGTTCATCCCGAGCGACCTCGAGCCGGGCAAGGTCGTGCAGTCGGCGGTCTACGGGCAGACCCTGGTCGCCGTCGACGGCTCCTACGACGACGTCAACCGGCTGACCAGCGAGATCGCCGAGACCGACGAGTTCGAGGACACCGCCTTCGTCAACCAGAACGTCCGGCCCTACTACGCCGAGGGCTCCAAGACGATGGGCTACGAGATCGCCGAGCAGCTCGGCTGGCGCATCCCGGCCCAGGTGGTGATCCCGATGGCGTCGGGCTCGCTGCTGACCAAGGTGGACAAGGCCTGGCGCGAGCTGACCGCGGCCGGGATCGTCGCCGACACCCCCTGGACGGTGTTCGGCGCGCAGTCGGCCGGGTGCGACCCGATCGCCACCGCCTTCGACAACGGCTGGGACGTCGTCAAGCCGGTGAAGCCGTTCGGGATCGCCAAGTCGCTCAACATCGGCAACCCGGCCGACGGGCCCTACGCGCTCGACGCGATCCGCCGCACCGGCGGTGCCGTGGGCCGGGTCGGGGACGACGAGATCGTGCAGGGCATCCTCGATCTGGCCCGCACGACGGGCGTGTTCGCCGAGACCGCGGGCGGTGTCACGGTCGCGGTGCTGCGGCAGTTGATCGCCGACGGCCGGCTCGACCCGACCCAGGAGACCGTCGTCCTCAACACCGGCGAGGGCCTCAAGACCCTCGACCCGCTCGAGCCCGTCGTGGGCTTCACCCACCGGGTCGAGCCGTCGCTGAAGTCGGTACGGGCTGCGGGGCTCATCGGCTGA
- a CDS encoding cold-shock protein, translating to MAQGTVKWFNAEKGFGFIAVDGGQDVFVHYSAIQMDGYKSLDEGQRVTFEVVQGEKGPQADAVRVA from the coding sequence GTGGCACAGGGCACCGTGAAGTGGTTCAACGCCGAGAAGGGCTTCGGCTTCATCGCCGTCGACGGCGGCCAGGACGTCTTCGTCCACTACTCGGCCATCCAGATGGACGGCTACAAGAGCCTCGACGAGGGCCAGCGGGTCACCTTCGAGGTCGTCCAGGGCGAGAAGGGTCCGCAGGCCGACGCCGTCCGCGTCGCCTGA
- the groL gene encoding chaperonin GroEL (60 kDa chaperone family; promotes refolding of misfolded polypeptides especially under stressful conditions; forms two stacked rings of heptamers to form a barrel-shaped 14mer; ends can be capped by GroES; misfolded proteins enter the barrel where they are refolded when GroES binds), with protein sequence MAKMIAFEEEARRGLERGMNTLADAVKVTLGPKGRNVVLEKKWGAPTITNDGVSIAKEIELEDPWEKIGAELVKEVAKKTDDVAGDGTTTATVLAQALVREGLRNVAAGANPMSLKKGIEKAVESVTEYLLSTAKDVETKEQIAATASISAADTAIGELIAEAMDKVGKEGVITVEESNTFGLELELTEGMRFDKGHLSAYFVTDPERMETTLDDPYILVVNSKISSVKDLLPLLEKVMQSGKPLAIIAEDVEGEALATLVVNKIRGTFKSVAVKAPGFGDRRKAMLQDIAILTGGQVVSEEVGLKLENADLSLLGRARKFVTTKDETTIIEGAGDADQIQGRVNQIRAEIEKSDSDYDREKLQERLAKLAGGVAVIKAGAATEVELKERKHRIEDAVRNAKAAVEEGIVAGGGVALAQATAVAFDKLELAGDEATGANIVRVALEAPLKQIAVNAGLEGGVVVEKVRNSETGWGLNAANGEYVDMVSSGIIDPAKVTRSALQNAASIAGLFLTTEAVVADKPEKAAPAMPGGDGGMGGMDF encoded by the coding sequence ATGGCCAAGATGATCGCCTTCGAGGAAGAGGCGCGCCGCGGCCTCGAGCGGGGCATGAACACCCTCGCCGACGCCGTCAAGGTGACCCTCGGTCCGAAGGGCCGCAACGTCGTCCTCGAGAAGAAGTGGGGCGCGCCGACCATCACCAACGATGGTGTGAGCATCGCCAAGGAGATCGAGCTCGAGGATCCCTGGGAGAAGATCGGCGCCGAGCTGGTCAAGGAGGTCGCCAAGAAGACCGACGACGTCGCGGGTGACGGCACCACCACCGCCACCGTGCTCGCCCAGGCGCTCGTGCGCGAGGGTCTGCGCAACGTCGCCGCCGGCGCCAACCCGATGTCCCTGAAGAAGGGCATCGAGAAGGCCGTCGAGTCGGTCACCGAGTACCTCCTCTCGACCGCCAAGGACGTCGAGACCAAGGAGCAGATCGCCGCCACCGCGTCGATCTCCGCCGCCGACACCGCCATCGGTGAGCTCATCGCCGAGGCGATGGACAAGGTCGGCAAGGAAGGTGTCATCACCGTCGAGGAGAGCAACACCTTCGGCCTCGAGCTCGAGCTCACCGAGGGCATGCGCTTCGACAAGGGGCACCTGTCGGCGTACTTCGTCACCGACCCCGAGCGCATGGAGACCACGCTCGACGACCCGTACATCCTGGTCGTCAACAGCAAGATCAGCTCGGTCAAGGACCTGCTCCCGCTGCTGGAGAAGGTCATGCAGTCGGGCAAGCCGCTGGCCATCATCGCCGAGGACGTCGAGGGCGAGGCCCTCGCGACCCTGGTCGTGAACAAGATCCGCGGCACGTTCAAGTCCGTCGCCGTCAAGGCCCCGGGCTTCGGCGACCGCCGCAAGGCCATGCTGCAGGACATCGCGATCCTGACCGGTGGCCAGGTCGTCAGCGAGGAGGTCGGTCTCAAGCTCGAGAACGCCGACCTGTCGCTGCTGGGCCGCGCGCGCAAGTTCGTCACCACCAAGGACGAGACGACGATCATCGAGGGTGCGGGTGACGCCGACCAGATCCAGGGTCGCGTCAACCAGATCCGCGCCGAGATCGAGAAGTCGGACTCCGACTACGACCGCGAGAAGCTCCAGGAGCGCCTCGCCAAGCTGGCCGGCGGCGTCGCCGTCATCAAGGCCGGCGCGGCCACCGAGGTCGAGCTCAAGGAGCGCAAGCACCGCATCGAGGACGCGGTGCGCAACGCCAAGGCCGCCGTCGAGGAGGGCATCGTCGCCGGTGGTGGCGTCGCTCTCGCGCAGGCCACGGCCGTCGCGTTCGACAAGCTCGAGCTGGCCGGCGACGAGGCGACCGGTGCCAACATCGTGCGCGTCGCGCTCGAGGCCCCGCTGAAGCAGATCGCCGTCAACGCCGGCCTCGAGGGCGGCGTCGTGGTGGAGAAGGTCCGCAACTCGGAGACCGGCTGGGGCCTCAACGCCGCCAACGGTGAGTACGTGGACATGGTCAGCAGCGGCATCATCGACCCGGCCAAGGTGACCCGGTCGGCGCTGCAGAACGCCGCTTCCATCGCGGGTCTGTTCCTCACCACCGAGGCGGTCGTCGCCGACAAGCCGGAGAAGGCCGCCCCGGCCATGCCCGGTGGCGACGGTGGCATGGGCGGCATGGACTTCTGA
- a CDS encoding VOC family protein, whose protein sequence is MTDAPARFKDLCLDARDHQALADWWCAALGYVRRDADRPSSDPIAIVDPTGAGPAMWFNQVPEPKTVKNRLHFDVDGDRDALLAAGATLLRAQDDEIRWDVLADPEGNEFCCFAPS, encoded by the coding sequence GTGACTGACGCACCGGCCCGCTTCAAGGACCTGTGTCTCGACGCCCGGGACCACCAGGCGCTGGCCGACTGGTGGTGCGCGGCGCTGGGCTACGTGCGCCGGGATGCCGACCGGCCGTCGTCCGACCCGATCGCGATCGTCGACCCGACCGGCGCCGGCCCGGCCATGTGGTTCAACCAGGTGCCCGAACCGAAGACGGTCAAGAACCGGCTGCACTTCGACGTCGACGGCGACCGCGACGCCCTGCTGGCCGCCGGTGCCACCCTGCTGCGCGCCCAGGACGACGAGATCCGCTGGGACGTGCTCGCCGATCCCGAGGGCAACGAGTTCTGCTGCTTCGCGCCGTCCTGA
- a CDS encoding DUF72 domain-containing protein: MTVIIGTSGWQYRDWRGRFYPQKLAQRLWLEHYVEHFATVESNNAFYRLPELATFEKWRERTPPDVRWAVKASRYLTHIKRLREPEEPVGRLMERAAGLGPKLDVILLQLPPTLRADADLLRECLSRFPSTVRVAVEPRHDSWWTDEIRALLERYGAALCWADRDEQPIAPLWRTADWTYLRLHHGAEGWGYRPETLRLWAERLAATWTDDEDAYVYFNNDPGCAAVIDAVVFAQAVRDTGRTTTRVPTPEQATGLAWTAA, encoded by the coding sequence GTGACGGTGATCATCGGGACGTCGGGGTGGCAGTACCGCGACTGGCGCGGCCGCTTCTACCCGCAGAAGCTCGCCCAGCGGCTGTGGCTGGAGCACTACGTCGAGCACTTCGCCACCGTCGAGAGCAACAACGCCTTCTACCGGCTGCCCGAGCTCGCCACTTTCGAGAAGTGGCGCGAGCGCACGCCGCCCGACGTCCGCTGGGCGGTGAAGGCCAGCCGCTACCTGACCCACATCAAGCGGCTGCGCGAACCGGAGGAGCCGGTGGGCCGGCTGATGGAGCGGGCGGCCGGGCTCGGCCCGAAGCTCGACGTGATCCTGCTGCAGCTGCCGCCGACGCTGCGGGCCGACGCCGACCTGCTGCGCGAGTGCCTGTCCCGCTTCCCGTCCACCGTCCGGGTCGCGGTCGAGCCGCGGCACGACTCGTGGTGGACCGACGAGATCCGCGCCCTGCTCGAGCGCTACGGCGCGGCGCTGTGCTGGGCCGACCGGGACGAGCAGCCGATCGCCCCGCTCTGGCGCACCGCGGACTGGACCTACCTGCGGCTGCACCACGGCGCCGAGGGGTGGGGCTACCGCCCCGAGACCCTGCGCCTGTGGGCCGAGCGCCTCGCCGCCACGTGGACCGACGACGAGGACGCCTACGTCTACTTCAACAACGACCCCGGCTGCGCGGCGGTGATCGACGCCGTCGTCTTCGCGCAGGCCGTGCGGGACACCGGGCGGACGACGACCCGCGTCCCCACGCCCGAGCAGGCGACCGGCCTGGCCTGGACGGCGGCCTGA
- a CDS encoding nuclear transport factor 2 family protein, producing the protein MADEAALRDLVEAFNAHDLDRIMEFFTDDCVLDTPRGSDPGGTRYSGAAAVREGLAARFTGIPDVHYGEDEHWICGDHAVSRWLLTGTTTGGDKVRVRGCDLFDLAADGRIRRKDSYWKITG; encoded by the coding sequence ATGGCGGACGAGGCGGCCCTCCGGGACCTGGTGGAGGCGTTCAACGCGCACGATCTCGACCGGATCATGGAGTTCTTCACCGACGACTGCGTGCTCGACACCCCCCGGGGCAGCGACCCCGGTGGCACCCGCTACAGCGGGGCGGCGGCCGTGCGGGAGGGGCTCGCCGCGCGGTTCACGGGGATCCCCGACGTCCACTACGGCGAGGACGAGCACTGGATCTGCGGCGACCACGCGGTGTCGCGCTGGCTGCTGACCGGGACGACGACCGGCGGGGACAAGGTGCGGGTGCGCGGCTGCGACCTGTTCGACCTGGCGGCCGACGGCCGGATCCGCCGCAAGGACTCCTACTGGAAGATCACCGGTTAG
- a CDS encoding Gfo/Idh/MocA family protein: MNDEIRWGVVGPGRIAENLVRDFAVVDGARCVAVASRAQSRAQDFAERHGIDRAYGSYAALLADPDVDALYIATPHPQHHAIALGAIEAGKALLVEKAFTATLAGAQEVVDAARAAGVFVMEAMWTRFQPAVVRLRELVADGAIGEVRSVQADLGVLKSYEPTDRLFDLALGGGALLDLGVYVVSFAQMLMGSPDTVTAAGSLFDSGADAEAALLLAWDDGRTATLTTSLRCGLPGQARVFGTAGWIDVLPRFHHPDTIVLHRNGSEPETIARPHLGGGYAHELIEVDDCLRAGATESGTMPLSDTLAVQAVLQQAAEQLGVRHAEDPDALPRSRESA; encoded by the coding sequence GTGAACGACGAGATCCGCTGGGGCGTGGTGGGACCGGGCCGCATCGCCGAGAACCTGGTCCGCGACTTCGCCGTCGTCGACGGCGCCCGCTGCGTCGCGGTCGCCTCGCGGGCGCAGTCGCGCGCCCAGGACTTCGCGGAACGGCACGGCATCGACCGGGCGTACGGCTCGTACGCGGCGCTGCTCGCCGATCCCGACGTCGACGCGCTCTACATCGCCACGCCGCACCCCCAGCACCACGCGATCGCGCTGGGGGCGATCGAGGCCGGCAAGGCGCTGCTGGTGGAGAAGGCGTTCACCGCCACGCTCGCCGGCGCCCAAGAGGTCGTCGACGCCGCCCGCGCGGCCGGGGTCTTCGTCATGGAGGCGATGTGGACCCGGTTCCAGCCGGCCGTCGTGCGCCTGCGGGAGCTGGTCGCCGACGGCGCGATCGGCGAGGTCCGCTCGGTTCAGGCAGACCTCGGGGTGCTGAAGAGCTACGAGCCGACCGACCGGCTGTTCGACCTGGCGCTCGGCGGCGGCGCGCTGCTCGACCTGGGCGTCTACGTCGTCAGCTTCGCCCAGATGCTCATGGGCAGCCCCGACACGGTCACCGCGGCCGGGTCGCTGTTCGACTCGGGCGCCGACGCCGAGGCCGCGCTGCTGCTCGCCTGGGACGACGGCCGCACCGCCACCCTGACGACGTCGCTGCGCTGCGGGCTGCCCGGCCAGGCCCGGGTGTTCGGGACGGCGGGCTGGATCGACGTCCTCCCCCGCTTCCACCACCCGGACACGATCGTGCTGCACCGCAACGGGTCCGAACCGGAGACGATCGCCCGGCCCCACCTCGGCGGCGGCTACGCGCACGAGCTGATCGAGGTCGACGACTGCCTGCGCGCGGGCGCGACCGAGAGCGGGACGATGCCGCTGTCGGACACCCTCGCCGTCCAGGCCGTGCTGCAGCAGGCGGCCGAGCAGCTGGGCGTGCGGCACGCCGAGGATCCCGACGCGCTGCCCCGTTCCCGCGAGTCCGCCTGA
- a CDS encoding bleomycin resistance protein, translating to MSDVRASPILPVSDLDRALEHYAALGFLTSRWSEDYGFAAWRGLELHLSVHEGHDPLRTASAVFLHVPDPDAVHAQWSAAGIGRDLAPEDKPWHVREGAHIDDDGNLLRYGGPIASPS from the coding sequence GTGAGCGATGTGCGCGCCTCGCCGATCCTGCCCGTGTCCGACCTCGACCGGGCGCTGGAGCACTACGCGGCGCTCGGCTTCCTCACCAGCCGCTGGTCGGAGGACTACGGCTTCGCGGCCTGGCGGGGCCTGGAGCTGCACCTGTCGGTGCACGAAGGGCACGACCCCCTGCGCACGGCGTCGGCGGTGTTCCTGCACGTCCCCGACCCCGACGCGGTGCACGCGCAGTGGTCGGCCGCCGGGATCGGGCGCGACCTCGCGCCGGAGGACAAGCCGTGGCACGTGCGCGAGGGCGCGCACATCGACGACGACGGCAACCTGCTGCGTTACGGGGGCCCGATAGCGTCGCCGTCGTGA
- a CDS encoding DUF4031 domain-containing protein has protein sequence MAVLIDSPVWHWRGRRWSHLVSDVSYDELHAFVAAELGIPRRAFQGDHYDIPEDLYDVAVESGAEPVGARELLSRLRAAGLRRKKPHEPSAG, from the coding sequence GTGGCCGTGCTGATCGACAGCCCCGTGTGGCACTGGCGGGGGCGCAGGTGGTCGCACCTGGTCAGCGACGTGTCCTACGACGAGCTGCACGCGTTCGTGGCCGCGGAGCTGGGCATCCCGCGCCGGGCCTTCCAGGGGGACCACTACGACATCCCCGAGGACCTCTACGACGTGGCGGTCGAGTCCGGCGCCGAGCCGGTCGGCGCGCGCGAGCTGCTCAGCCGCCTGCGGGCGGCCGGTCTGCGGCGGAAGAAGCCGCACGAGCCCTCAGCAGGATGA